One window of the Lycorma delicatula isolate Av1 chromosome 3, ASM4794821v1, whole genome shotgun sequence genome contains the following:
- the Mettl5 gene encoding methyltransferase like 5, which translates to MACMKLKILEQNLQQVEAFENPKVELEQYTTPPHIAACMLHTIQSTFGDIEDKIVADLGCGCGVLSIGVSLLGANFCVGFDIDDSALNIFQENLSEHEIDNCDTVMCDVTKDVTNKWDKFFDTIVMNPPFGTRNKGVDMEFVEAGLRIASGAVYSLHKTSTRKYVLNMAKKWGVNAKVIAELRYNLPATYKFHNKNSVDIQVDVVRFYHN; encoded by the coding sequence ATGGCTTGTATGAAACTAAAAATTCTTGAGCAGAATCTTCAACAAGTTGAAGCATTTGAGAATCCTAAAGTTGAATTAGAACAATATACTACACCTCCTCATATTGCAGCATGTATGCTTCACACAATACAATCAACATTTGGTGATATTGAAGATAAGATTGTAGCTGATCTCGGATGTGGTTGCGGTGTATTAAGCATTGGTGTTTCTTTATTGGGGGCAAACTTTTGTGTTGGTTTTGATATTGATGATAgtgcattaaatatatttcaagaaaactTAAGTGAACATGAAATTGATAATTGTGATACAGTTATGTGTGATGTTACAAAAGATGTAACTAATAAGTGGGATAAATTTTTTGATACGATAGTTATGAATCCACCATTTGGTACTAGAAATAAAGGTGTAGATATGGAATTTGTTGAAGCAGGTTTAAGAATTGCGTCTGGAGCTGTTTATTCCCTTCATAAAACATCTacaagaaaatatgttttaaatatggcTAAAAAATGGGGTGTAAATGCCAAAGTTATTGCCGAGTTAAGGTATAATTTACCAGCCACTtataagtttcataataaaaactcTGTTGATATACAAGTAGATGTGGTTAGATTTTATCATAATTGA
- the LOC142321700 gene encoding SOSS complex subunit C homolog B: MAYQAPNAREIANRKILEDLQLKKQLLLKQGVVPNLSSTPITPTLQVGTPTNIPANVAPDVHVMSSTQRAALIHAHTQSFGFFVPQDSSFGNSILPVLPRFENKM, translated from the exons atggcATATCAAGCACCAAATGCACGTG aaattgcCAATAGGAAGATATTAGAGGATTTGCAATTAAAAAAGCAATTGCTTTTAAAACAAGGAGTGGTTCCAAATCTTAGTTCTACACCGATAACTCCAACCCTTCAAGTAGGAACACCAACTAATATt ccaGCTAATGTTGCTCCAGATGTTCATGTAATGTCTTCTACCCAACGTGCTGCTTTAATTCATGCTCATACACAATCATTTGGATTTTTTGTGCCTCAAGATTCCTCATTTGGAAATTCAATTTTGCCAGTTCTTCCtcgttttgaaaacaaaatgtga